A stretch of Henckelia pumila isolate YLH828 chromosome 4, ASM3356847v2, whole genome shotgun sequence DNA encodes these proteins:
- the LOC140862181 gene encoding zinc finger protein ZAT2-like, with protein MDNRSSDLHPPSTVLSLSPLRQEPTTCFAKQNPRKKRSKTHTAAAAGAASCRLTKSTRKPDPAAPKITRPCTECGKRFWSWKALFGHMRCHPEREWRGINPPPNLRRRHVSEDSSAVTEEDHEVASCLLLLANGDDDDDDDQESPSTACTVDNYQGTSPIHSFDLYYYYHLENNNNNNNNSSSNNDRGFECSSCKKVFGSHQALGGHRASHKNVKGCYAIAMNHGDDQEHSIEGDSTHDNQTVPGHKCGICMRVFSSGQALGGHKRCHWEKAAAEEAGILDLNFPAVDGEDQEYASSYSSIDSAYELCDVKYFLVLPDGEDMPSPGYKDELSIFGWNAKTQLTSETTNYKNAYSKINYIITHSAMTSNGKNGSGPPHFEIRRLTKSSSFHFFVMPVYQLSDASNAAVVQLWMSELL; from the exons ATGGATAACCGCAGCTCCGATCTCCATCCGCCGTCTACGGTGCTTTCTCTGTCTCCTCTCCGACAAGAACCCACTACTTGTTTCGCCAAACAAAACCCTAGAAAGAAACGCTCCAAGACTCacaccgccgccgccgccggagCAGCTTCCTGCAGACTCACCAAATCCACAAGAAAGCCCGACCCCGCCGCCCCCAAGATCACCAGGCCGTGCACCGAGTGCGGCAAGAGGTTTTGGTCGTGGAAGGCCCTCTTCGGCCACATGCGCTGCCACCCGGAGAGGGAGTGGAGGGGGATCAACCCGCCGCCCAACCTCCGCCGCCGTCACGTCAGCGAAGACTCCTCCGCCGTGACGGAGGAGGATCACGAGGTGGCCTCGTGTCTGCTGCTTCTGGCAAACGgggatgatgacgatgatgatgatcaGGAGTCCCCTTCTACTGCTTGCACCGTTGATAATTACCAAGGGACCTCGCCGATTCATTCTTTTGATTTGTACTATTACTATCATTtggaaaacaacaacaataataacaacaacagcAGCAGCAACAATGATCGCGGCTTCGAGTGTTCTAGTTGCAAGAAGGTGTTTGGGTCTCACCAGGCCTTGGGGGGGCACAGAGCAAGCCACAAGAACGTGAAGGGATGCTACGCGATTGCGATGAATCACGGCGATGATCAGGAACACAGCATAGAAGGCGACAGTACTCATGATAATCAGACTGTTCCGGGGCACAAATGCGGCATCTGCATGCGGGTCTTTTCGAGTGGCCAAGCCTTGGGTGGACACAAGAGATGCCATTGGGAGAAGGCCGCCGCGGAGGAGGCCGGAATTCTTGATTTGAATTTCCCAGCTGTGGATGGTGAAGATCAAGAATATGCTTCATCCTACTCTTCCATAGATTCA GCTTATGAGTTGTGTGATGTGAAGTATTTCTTGGTTCTGCCTGATGGTGAG GACATGCCAAGCCCCGGCTACAAGGATGAACTAAGCATATTTGGATGGAATGCCAAGACCCAGTTAACATCCGAAACAACCAACTACAAAAATGCATATTCAAAAATAAACTACATAATCACCCACTCAGCTATGACTAGTAATGGTAAAAATGGGTCCGGGCCTCCGCATTTTGAGATTCGCCGATTGACTAAGAGCTCTAGTTTCCATTTCTTTGTCATGCCAGTATATCAGCTTTCTGATGCATCAAATGCTGCAGTAGTGCAGTTGTGGATGTCTGAGCTTTTATAA
- the LOC140862184 gene encoding uncharacterized protein: MRFNLEISFLGDKCTMLDLDSTNYGYLSLLNDVCGAAIGNRTEWLNNVIKVEGVMPDTDDLIAISCDQDVKCLIAMYLSLGLENILVNLDIVASISKENVIGNCNMIDIHESDKLVDANIVVDSDAEEDEENIEMEEIFVWSDSEIERDNVDDQCKVLDSNTEEEMDNLSDYDSDADQSLNHIDKILSVSNSAKYLSDKIEGKYFEFEHDNDGNQIIMLTEGLIFDNVNHFKDILARYTIQEGINLKKLKNDKVRVTATCNNNDCSWRIHASTYADGVTFKIKNITGAHTCVRNLKSSGATASWIANEFREEYKYNQEKSVEDLDSALRSKYGIHASSSKLFRARKIAMQAAMGDHETSYAKIPRYIAAIKDSNGGAFIKLKCDGLDINNQNCTPKFERIFISFESQYQGYIKGCRPFIGVDGCFLKGPYRGEVLSAVTLDANSGIFPLAIMICEGESENSWNYFFDCLNSYMQDERVVTFMSDRQKGLKKAVKSVFPNLEQRFCARHLYANFRAKFPGPKLRKLFWMSVKAYLKQDFDDAMEKIKETDPAAYKWLMEKCGEHASTWSRHGFDTTSKMDHVTNNMSESFNAFLGKMRKMPIITLLEWYRRKIMKRFFTRYSKALNWKTKLPPNVNAKVEKNQREGRKLLVMPASDFMFEVYDNMKYIVNLNDKICQCREWQVCGVPCKHAMSCILYMRYDPTQYVDPYLTTEAYLRTYSGMINAISDESKWPENSQVPPLKPPILKKANKVFKQGRLQTSRRREPNEALKKQKRSIHVTCNICKVTGHNKRTCTRRNAHDMSNQ, encoded by the coding sequence ATGAGGTTTAATTTGGAAATCAGTTTCTTGGGGGACAAATGCACAATGTTAGATTTGGATAGCACTAATTATGGATATTTATCTCTATTGAATGATGTTTGTGGGGCTGCAATCGGGAATAGAACAGAGTGGCTAAACAATGTGATAAAGGTTGAAGGTGTGATGCCCGATACGGATGATTTGATTGCAATTAGTTGTGATCAAGATGTTAAATGTTTGATTGCAATGTACCTTTCCTTGGGATTAGAGAATATTTTGGTGAATTTAGATATTGTTGCATCTATCTCCAAAGAAAATGTAATCGGTAACTGTAACATGATAGATATCCATGAATCTGACAAACTAGTTGACGCAAATATAGTAGTAGATAGTGATGCAGAAGAAGATGAGGAGAACATTGAGATGGAAGAAATATTTGTTTGGAGTGATTCTGAAATTGAGAGAGATAATGTAGATGATCAATGTAAAGTCCTTGATTCAAACACCGAAGAAGAGATGGACAATTTGAGTGATTACGACTCAGATGCGGACCAATCGCTCAACCATATTGATAAGATTTTGTCCGTAAGTAATTCAGCTAAATATTTAAGTGATAAAATTGAAGGCAAGTACTTTGAATTTGAACATGATAATGATGGTAATCAGATTATAATGTTGACAGAAGGGTTGATTTTTGATAATGTTAATCATTTTAAGGACATTCTTGCCAGATATACAATTCAAGAGGGGATCAATCTCAAAAAACTTAAGAATGATAAAGTGAGGGTCACAGCTACGTGTAATAATAATGATTGTTCATGGAGGATACATGCATCCACCTATGCTGATGGAGTAACTTTTAAGATAAAAAATATAACAGGGGCCCATACTTGTGTTAGAAATTTGAAAAGTAGTGGAGCAACAGCTAGTTGGATTGCAAATGAATTTCGAGAAGAATACAAGTACAATCAAGAAAAATCAGTGGAGGACCTTGACAGTGCTTTGAGGTCAAAATATGGGATACATGCTAGTTCCAGTAAGTTGTTTAGGGCTAGAAAAATTGCTATGCAAGCAGCTATGGGAGACCATGAAACAAGCTATGCCAAGATACCAAGATATATAGCTGCCATTAAGGATTCAAATGGTGGAGCTTTTATCAAATTGAAATGTGATGGCCTTGATATCAATAACCAAAATTGTACACCCAAATTTGAAAGAATTTTCATTAGTTTTGAATCACAATATCAAGGGTACATCAAGGGTTGCAGACCTTTTATTGGAGTTGATGGGTGTTTTCTCAAAGGGCCATACAGGGGTGAGGTGCTTAGTGCAGTTACTTTGGATGCTAATTCTGGGATTTTTCCACTAGCAATAATGATTTGTGAAGGAGAAAGTGAAAATAGTTGGAACTATTTTTTTGATTGTCTCAATTCATATATGCAAGATGAAAGGGTTGTAACTTTCATGAGTGATAGACAAAAAGGGCTGAAAAAGGCAGTCAAATCAGTGTTTCCGAATTTAGAACAAAGGTTTTGTGCTAGACATTTGTATGCAAATTTTAGAGCTAAATTTCCTGGTCCTAAACTCAGAAAACTTTTTTGGATGTCTGTTAAAGCATATTTGAAACAAGACTTTGATGATGCTATGGAGAAAATTAAAGAAACTGATCCTGCAGCATATAAATGGCTTATGGAAAAGTGTGGAGAACATGCGAGTACTTGGTCAAGGCATGGATTTGATACAACTTCAAAAATGGACCATGTTACAAATAACATGAGTGAGTCTTTTAATGCTTTCTTAGGGAAAATGAGGAAGATGCCAATTATAACATTGTTAGAGTGGTACAGAAGAAAGATAATGAAGAGGTTTTTTACCCGGTATAGCAAAGCTTTAAATTGGAAAACCAAATTGCCACCAAATGTCAATGCAAAAGTGGAAAAAAATCAAAGAGAAGGAAGGAAGTTACTGGTAATGCCGGCATCTGACTTCATGTTTGAAGTGTATGATAATATGAAATATATTGTTAATCTTAATGACAAAATTTGTCAATGTAGAGAGTGGCAAGTATGTGGGGTGCCTTGTAAGCATGCTATGAGTTGCATTTTGTATATGAGATATGATCCAACACAGTATGTGGACCCATATTTGACTACCGAGGCATATCTAAGGACTTATAGTGGTATGATCAATGCAATTTCAGATGAATCAAAATGGCCAGAGAACTCTCAGGTTCCTCCACTGAAGCCTCCAATACTTAAGAAAGCAAATAAAGTGTTTAAACAAGGTAGATTGCAAACTAGCAGAAGAAGGGAGCCAAATGAAGccttgaaaaaacaaaaaagatcCATTCATGTCACTTGCAACATATGCAAAGTGACTGGCCACAATAAAAGGACTTGTACAAGGAGGAATGCACATGATATGTCAAACCAGTAA